One stretch of Tenacibaculum sp. MAR_2010_89 DNA includes these proteins:
- the nqrE gene encoding NADH:ubiquinone reductase (Na(+)-transporting) subunit E, whose protein sequence is MEHLELFFKSIFIDNMVFATFLGMCSYLAVSKKVSTAVGLGAAVIFVLAVTVPINWLLDQYLLQPGALSWLGAEYADYDLSFLSFIMFIATIATMVQLVEIIVEKFAPALYNSLGIFLPLIAVNCAILGGSLFMQSREIPTLGLSLTYGVGSGIGWFLAILAIAAIREKIRYSSVPPALRGLGITFIITGLMAIGFMSFGGMLTGGDEEKKEEAPKAEIKKEDLEKAKKEAEAKLADNTKKITE, encoded by the coding sequence ATGGAACATTTAGAATTATTTTTCAAGTCGATATTTATTGATAATATGGTATTTGCTACGTTCTTAGGAATGTGTTCTTACTTAGCTGTATCTAAAAAAGTATCAACAGCGGTAGGTTTAGGAGCTGCAGTTATATTTGTATTAGCGGTTACAGTACCTATTAACTGGTTATTAGATCAATATTTATTGCAACCAGGAGCATTATCTTGGTTAGGAGCTGAATATGCAGATTATGATTTAAGTTTCTTATCATTTATCATGTTTATTGCAACAATTGCAACAATGGTACAATTGGTAGAAATTATTGTAGAAAAGTTCGCACCTGCTTTATATAACTCTTTAGGTATTTTCTTACCGTTAATTGCTGTAAACTGTGCAATTTTAGGAGGGTCTTTATTTATGCAATCTCGTGAAATTCCTACATTAGGATTATCATTAACATATGGAGTAGGGTCTGGTATCGGATGGTTTTTAGCAATTTTAGCTATTGCTGCTATTCGTGAAAAAATTAGATACTCATCGGTACCACCAGCATTAAGAGGATTAGGAATTACTTTTATTATAACTGGTTTAATGGCAATTGGATTCATGAGTTTTGGTGGAATGTTAACAGGAGGAGATGAAGAAAAGAAAGAAGAAGCACCTAAAGCTGAAATTAAGAAAGAAGATTTAGAAAAAGCAAAGAAAGAAGCTGAAGCTAAATTAGCTGATAACACTAAAAAAATTACAGAATAA
- the nqrF gene encoding NADH:ubiquinone reductase (Na(+)-transporting) subunit F, with protein MFLEVSTGGTVAVTVVAFLGIVLVLVGLLLFVKQKLAPSGPVKITINGDKTIEVASGATLLTTLGNEKIFLPSACGGGGSCVQCECHVNAGGGEALPTETPHFTRKELQHGIRLACQVKVKQDMDISIPEEIFGIKKWEATVVRNYNVATFIKEFVVEIPEEMDYKAGGYIQIEIPQCEIKYADMDISAHPQDHPGEPDKFEADWNKFNLRPLVMKNTETVERAYSMASYPAEGREIMLNVRVATPPFDRAKGGWMDVNPGVASSYIFNQKPGDKVTISGPYGEFFINESEAEMLYVGGGAGMAPMRSHIYHLFRTLKTGRKVTYWYGGRSKAELFYIHYFRALEKDFPNFKFYLALSEPLEQDNWKPKTDINDEAGDGFVGFIHQVVIDQYLSKHDSPEDLELYFCGPPLMNKAVQKMGEDFGLDDENIRFDDFGG; from the coding sequence ATGTTTTTGGAAGTAAGTACTGGAGGTACAGTAGCTGTAACTGTAGTAGCATTCTTAGGAATTGTATTAGTTTTAGTAGGGTTGTTATTATTTGTAAAGCAAAAATTAGCACCATCAGGACCAGTAAAAATTACAATTAATGGTGATAAGACAATTGAAGTTGCTTCTGGAGCTACATTGTTAACAACCTTAGGAAACGAAAAGATTTTCTTACCATCAGCTTGTGGTGGAGGTGGATCTTGTGTACAATGTGAGTGTCATGTAAATGCAGGTGGAGGTGAAGCCTTACCAACTGAAACACCTCACTTTACACGTAAAGAATTACAACACGGTATCCGTTTAGCATGTCAGGTTAAAGTAAAACAAGACATGGATATTTCTATTCCAGAAGAAATTTTTGGAATTAAGAAATGGGAGGCAACAGTTGTACGTAACTATAATGTTGCAACTTTTATTAAGGAATTTGTAGTTGAAATTCCTGAGGAAATGGACTATAAAGCTGGAGGTTATATTCAAATTGAAATTCCACAATGTGAAATTAAATATGCAGATATGGATATTTCAGCACATCCACAAGATCATCCAGGAGAACCTGATAAATTTGAGGCCGATTGGAATAAGTTTAACCTAAGGCCATTGGTAATGAAAAATACTGAGACAGTAGAGCGTGCATATTCTATGGCTTCTTATCCTGCAGAAGGACGAGAAATTATGTTAAATGTTCGTGTAGCAACACCTCCTTTTGACCGTGCTAAAGGCGGATGGATGGATGTTAATCCAGGTGTAGCTTCTTCATATATTTTTAATCAAAAACCAGGAGATAAAGTAACTATTTCAGGACCTTATGGAGAGTTCTTCATAAATGAATCTGAAGCAGAAATGTTATATGTTGGAGGTGGAGCTGGTATGGCACCAATGCGTTCACATATTTATCATTTATTTAGAACTTTAAAAACAGGTAGAAAAGTAACTTATTGGTACGGAGGTCGTTCTAAAGCTGAGTTGTTTTATATTCACTACTTTAGAGCATTAGAAAAAGATTTTCCAAACTTTAAATTCTACTTGGCATTATCAGAACCATTAGAACAAGATAATTGGAAGCCTAAAACAGACATTAACGATGAGGCAGGAGACGGTTTTGTTGGTTTTATTCACCAAGTTGTAATAGACCAATATTTATCTAAGCATGATAGTCCTGAAGATTTAGAATTATATTTCTGTGGTCCACCACTAATGAATAAAGCAGTACAAAAAATGGGTGAAGATTTTGGTCTTGATGATGAAAACATCAGATTTGATGATTTTGGAGGATAG